A region of the Silene latifolia isolate original U9 population chromosome 9, ASM4854445v1, whole genome shotgun sequence genome:
CTCTtaaaacggatatatccgtcttaagttaaaACGGGTCAAGTAGTGTTTCATTTCTATGGATAAGATAAAAAAGAAAATGTCTAGAGAATAACAAGATGTTTGTCTTATCTATGCAAATGGGTTATTATTTGAcctgtcttaaacttaagacggatacttccgtcttaaatgagaatttgtgaagttATTGAGAACAAAAGTTAGCTCACGTGATAATAACTTTCTTACCCCCAACCACGAAGTTGGGGGTTCGATTATCTCCCTCAACATAGTGCGCCCTCATTTGAACCAAAAGCAGCATAAGTTATTGGAACGTTAACAAATGCATAACAAGTTAAACAATAACCAATAATATAAAGAAAAAATTCCCAGTAATGGCAGCCAGATtgaaaagcaataaataaataaatatgtaaAGAATTCCCTTTTATTTTATAACAAGTACTCATTAGTCTTGCTCTCCAATTTAAGCAACACCAGCTAAACATATTGCTTTAGTTATAAGCTTTGCCGCTTTGCAATCATACCTGACTACACAAAAACACAATAAATACTCACTCCGTTCccgttatttgtttacctttaattgaAAATAGCTCTCATAAAGaataaaaaagtaaacaaatgaacatACTCGTATGATTTCTTCCTATCTGTTATGTCCCTCAGGTCTCCAGTCTGAAATATGAGAAACTTGTTAATGGCATTCTTAATCTTTGGAATAATATTGTTAATCCTCCCCTTAAACATGGTAGCGAAGCCCCCACCAAATACTGTAGAATGTGATATGACTTCATGCACCCTCAATAATGGGTATGGTGTATGGGGTGACAGACGAACTTGCACCTCCCCCACCATTAGTTACCCTACAACCGAGGAAGAGCTTCTATCTGCCGTGGCTGATGCTAACCAAAATCATCTCAAGGTAATAATAATGCTTCTAACACGTACATACTCTTCCAACTTCTATATTCTTGATTATCAACTCTAGTACGTACAACTGTAACAGGTAAAAGTGGTGACCAAATATTCACATACAATTCCAAAGTTAGCATGCCCATCTACCCAATCAAACAACACAATGCTTATAAGCACTGAGCTATACAATTCCGGGATTCAAATTGATGCCAAAAATATGTTAGTCACTGTAGATGCTGGGGTGGGTTTAAGAGACTTGATCAACAAAGTTGAAGGCGCTGGATTAAGCTTGGTGGCTGCTCCTTATTGGGAAGGGGTTAGCGTTGGCGGGATGATAAGCACCGGGGCACATGGAAGTTCGTGGTGGGGGAAGGGTGGTGCGGTCCATGACCATGTCGTTGCTCTTACCCTAGTTGTTGTAGGAGATGAGTCTCAAGGGTATGCTAAAATCCTTAAATTGGAAGGCAATGATCCTTTGTTTAAGGCAGCAAAGCTTTCTTTGGGACTTCTTGGTGTCATTTCCAAGGTACtcttttatttcttcattttccTTTTAAAAGAGTAATAAGTCTCTTGTAAATAAAACCGTTTTATAATGGAGTAAGATTTTATATATGGTTGTTATGTTCGATTAGGTGACAATTTCTTTGGAACCGGCCTTCAAACGAAGTATAACTTATAATTTCAGCAAGGACCAAGATATAGAGAATGAGTACATGAAGCATGGAAACAAATATGAATTTGGAGATATAGTGTGGTATCCATCAAAACACACTGCAGTTTACAGATATGACAATAGAGTTCCCTTTAACACTTCTGGAGACGGAGTCTATGATTTTCTTGGATTTCAATCTCAATCTATCTTGGTCTCTTCTGCTACTAGATCTTTTGGTACCTTTCTTTTTTCGATATATTCCTACAATTATACATTGCGTAAAAAACTAAAAATGTTGTCATCATAATCTTAATCCTTTGGAATAATTTGCAGAGAAAACATACGAAAGCACACGCGACACAAATGGGAAGTGCATAATGGCGTCAACATTTATAGGCTACAAGAAATTTGTAGCTAATGGTTTGAAGAACAACAAACTTATTTTCACTAATTATCCAGTGATAGGCACCCAAGCCAAAATGCAAACTTCTGCTTCATGTTTATACTCATCCCCTCTAAGACTCGATCTTACCTGCGCTTGGGACCCTAGTATCAAAGGCTTGTTTTTCTACGAAACTACAGCGATTTTCCCAGCTTCTAAGTTCGGAGATTTTGTAAGGGATGTGAAGAAGTTGAGGGATGTTACTAGTCCGCAAAAATTATGTGGCATTGACATATACAACGGAATTCTCGTTCGTTTTATTAAGGCTTCAAATGCGTATCTTGGTCAAATAGAGGATTCTGTTGTCATCGACTTTAACTATTTTCGCGC
Encoded here:
- the LOC141600224 gene encoding L-gulonolactone oxidase 3 → MRNLLMAFLIFGIILLILPLNMVAKPPPNTVECDMTSCTLNNGYGVWGDRRTCTSPTISYPTTEEELLSAVADANQNHLKVKVVTKYSHTIPKLACPSTQSNNTMLISTELYNSGIQIDAKNMLVTVDAGVGLRDLINKVEGAGLSLVAAPYWEGVSVGGMISTGAHGSSWWGKGGAVHDHVVALTLVVVGDESQGYAKILKLEGNDPLFKAAKLSLGLLGVISKVTISLEPAFKRSITYNFSKDQDIENEYMKHGNKYEFGDIVWYPSKHTAVYRYDNRVPFNTSGDGVYDFLGFQSQSILVSSATRSFEKTYESTRDTNGKCIMASTFIGYKKFVANGLKNNKLIFTNYPVIGTQAKMQTSASCLYSSPLRLDLTCAWDPSIKGLFFYETTAIFPASKFGDFVRDVKKLRDVTSPQKLCGIDIYNGILVRFIKASNAYLGQIEDSVVIDFNYFRADDPKLPRLNQDVLEEIEQMAFIKYGARPHWAKNRNLAFEGISKKFPNWSKFVEVKKKLDPKGMFSSEWSDEILFGNVEENGVGCALEGLCVCSEDRHCNPSKGYFCEQGLVYLEARVCRYSPSKISNFDIQ